The sequence below is a genomic window from Chryseobacterium foetidum.
ACCTAATGAAGCCCACAAATTACTCGCAGCACTGGAACAACATTTTGAAGTTCAGATTATCACTCAAAATATTGATGATCTGCATGAAAGAGCCGGCTCTACCAATATCACCCATCTTCATGGCGAGCTTTTCAAATCCTGCTCGTGCAATAATAAAGATCTGATTTATGAACAGAAAAATGATATCTTAATTGGCGATAAAGCAGAAGATGGTGCACAGCTCAGGCCTTTTATTGTCTGGTTTGGCGAAGAAGTTCCTATGATGGAAAAAGCAACCAAGCTCGCCCGTGAGGCAGATATTTTTCTGGTTATCGGAACATCACTTCAGGTTTATCCTGCCGCAGGATTGGTTCATGAGATTAAAGATGACTGTCTTCTGATCGTTATCAATCCCAATGAAACAGGTTTTGGGTACGGGCAGGGAGCTGTTGTGATGAAAGAAACAGCAACTCAGGGGATGAAGTTACTGTTTGATAAATTGGTGGATTTGGCTTAAAAATAAAACTATGACTGAGTCCCAAAAGAAAAAAACAAGCAAATTCCTGAGCTACGTTCTCCGGCATCATCCTGAATTGATTGGCTTAAATTTAGATGAAAACGGCTGGGCAAATGTGGATGAACTCATTGCAAAATCAACTAATGACACTCAAGGTTTTACTTTCGAAGAACTTAATGAAATTGTGGAAACCAATGATAAAAAACGTTTTGTTTTTAATGAAGATAAAACCAGAATCAGAGCCAACCAAGGGCATTCGATTGGGATTGATTTAAATTTAAAACCTCAGCAACCACCCGAATTTCTGTATCATGGAACAGCTCAGGCAAATGTTGATTCAATTTTGGAAAATGGCATTGAAAAAAAAAGCAGGCAGCACGTTCATTTAAGTTCAGACAAAGAAACCGCAAACAAAGTGGGGATGCGACATGGGAAACCTGTAATTTTAACCATTAAAACAAAGGAAATGTCTGAGGACGGAATTCTTTTTTATCTTTCAGAAAACGGTGTTTGGCTGACGGATTTTGTGGATCAAAAATACATTTTAAAGAATCCATAAAAATTTCCACGTCTGAATTACCACAAAATATTTAAATGAAAAGAACTTTAGCCATTGGCGACATACACGGAGGATTTAAAGCCTTAAAACAGGTTTTGCATAGAGCAAAAGTAACAGAAAATGATAAACTTATTTTTCTGGGCGATTATGTCGACGGCTGGAGCGAATCCTCTCTGATAATAGATTTTCTTATTAAACTTTCGCAAAAGCAGGAATGTATTTTCATCAAAGGAAATCACGATGCATGGGCAGAAAACTGGCTTTTATTGGGTTCCGAGCCTCCTGTCTGGCTTGCCAATGGCGGACAAACTACTGTTGACAGTTATTCAGAATATTCTTTGGAAGAGCTTGATGTTCATCTTGAGTTTTTTCAGAACATGAAAAACTATTATGTGGATGAAGAAAACCGGCTGTTTATTCACGCCGGATACACTTCGACCGACGGTCCGGATGTGGAAATGTACACCGCAGACAGCCGCTGGGACAGAACTCTCTGGGAAACGGCAGTTGCCATGGATAAAAAATTATCGGAAAATCCAGATTTGTATCCTAAGAAATTATTACTGTTTAAAGAAATTTTCATCGGTCATACGCATACTTTGCATTTAGGAATCACAGAACCTTTAAGAAAAAGCAACGTGTGGAATCTTGATACCGGCGCGGCTTTTACCGGAGCTTTGTCAATCATGGATGTTGACACAAAAGAATTTCGGCAAAGCGATACTCTTCCCCATCTGTATCCTGAAGAAAAAGGCAGAAATCATTATAAAGTTAAACTGAAAATTTAAAGATTAACCAAAGTTTAAATCATTTCTAAATTTCTGAAAAAGATTACCAATCTAAAACCAATGAATATATGAAACCGAAGTATTTCCTCTTTCTACTGATTTCATCGATATTTTTTTCTCAAAATCAGTATCAGACACCTTTTGAAAAAGGAAATGGAAACACAACTGTGACATATCAGGAAATGAATGCCTTTTATGAAAATCTTGCAGAAAACTTCAAGACCATTCAATATCTTAAAAAAGGTGAAGATGACAACGGAAAACCAATCTATGTCGTGGTTTACAATCCTTTTCCTGAGAAAGATTTCGAGAAATTAAGGAAAGAAAAAGCCATACTTTTCATCAACAACGGAATTCATGCCGGAGAGCCCGACGGAATCGATGCTACCATGATGCTGATGCGGGATTTAGCTTTAAATAAAATTAAAACTCCTGAAAATTTCGTTGTGGCCGCAATTTCTGCCTACAACATCAGCGGAATGCTGAACCGTGGAGCATTTTCAAGAGCCAACCAAAACGGTCCGGAACAGTATGGTTTCAGAGGAAATGCAAGAAATTTAGACCTCAACAGAGATTTTATTAAAGTTGATTCTAAAAATGCAAAGAGTTTTCAGGAAATTTTCCAGTGGCTGAAGCCTGATGTTTTTATCGACAATCATGTGAGCAACGGAGCAGATTATCAGTATACTTTTACTTATATTTCTACTTTTAAAGAACGTTTGGGTAAAATCTTAGGAGAATATTTTTATAATGATTTTCAGGCTAAAAATTTAAATGATTTAAAGAAAATCGGCTATGAAAGCACGCCTTATGTCAACATTCATGGCGATGTGCCCGATATTGGTTTTGCTGCTTTTGAAGATTCTCCGAGATATTCTACAGGTTACGCATCACTTTTCAATACGATGGCAACCATGCCGGAAACCCACATGCTGAAGCCTTACGACAAACGCGTGGATGCTACTTACAAATACATGCTTGTCAATCTTCAGAATTTAGATAAAGATTTTAAAAAAATTAAAAAGCTCCGAATCGACAATTTAAAACAGTATCAGGCAGGAAATCAATATGGCATTCGCTGGAAAATAGATTCTACTCAGTATTCGACCATGGATTTTAAAGGTTTTGAAGGAAGATACAAACCGAGTGATATTTCGGGGAAGCCAAGACTGTTTTATGACAGAAGCAAACCTTTCACAAAAAAGATAAAACTGTTTACAACGGCGGTTCCTACCAGCTACATTACCATTCCGAAGTATTATGTGATCCCCCAATCGCAATATCGTGTGATTGAAGAACTGAAACGCAATCAGATTCAGATGAAAATAATCACAAAAGACAGCACGATCGCGGTGGAATCGTATAAAATTAATGATTTCAAAACCGTGAAAAATCCCTCTGAAGGTCATTATCTTCATTATGAAACCAAAGTTGAAAAATCAGATAAAAAAGTAACAGTCGCGGCAGGTGACTATCTTGTTTCCACACAGCAATTCGGAGTAAAATATCTCGTTGAAACACTTGAACCGGAAGCCACAGACTCTTTCTTCAACTGGAATTTCTTCGACGCAATTTTATCTCAGAAAGAATATTATTCAGCCTATATTTTTGAGGATACCGCTGCGGAATTGTTGAAAAAAGACAAAGACTTAAACCAGAAATTTAAAGCTAAAAAAGATTCAGATAAAGAGTTTGACAATGACGGAAATGCACAACTCGACTGGATTTACAGAAATTCTTCTTATTTCGAAGAGAAAACATTCAGACAATATCCCATCTACAGAATTTTATAAAAAAAGACGTCTCAATTGAAACGTCTTTTTTAACTTATCTTTTAGGTAAACCTTTTTTTAAGGCCCACTCGGCTCTGGTAACAGCTTTGCGCTCTTTCCAGTCCATGTATTTCTTTTTGAAATTTTTCTTCATCACGTCATCAAATTTTCTCTGAACCGTAAGATTCCACAACGACTGCGCTTTCACGGCCCACGATTTGTCCCACGCTCTGAGAGAGATTGAAAAACTTCCGTCAAGATACTTCATCCAGTGCCACCATCCCGTCGGCATAAACAGCGTATCACCATGCTCAAGGAAACATTCTATACCTTCAACTCCGTCCAGAGCAGGGAATTTTGCGAAATCCGGATTGGCAATATCGTAATCTTCAAGTGCGTAGGTTGCGTAAGGAAGTTTGTATAATCTGTCCTTCCATTTATTTTCGAAAAGCAAAACATGTTTTCTCCCGTTAAAATGAGTGTGGAAAATATGCGCTAAGTCAATATCATAATGCAAAAACGTGACAGAACCCTTTCCGCCAAAAAACATTGAGGGAAATTTATCTAAAAAACCACCCATCAGATCTTTCGGAGAAATGTAATCTTCCAGAAGTTTTTTTGCCTGCTTGATCGGGTCGAAAAAGAAAATTCTGAGATCTGTAGGCTCTTTCTGAATCAGATCAATATAATCTGCAAACTTCATTTTGGTCGTCGGCGTATTGATTGGTGCAGCAGGATCGGCTTTTTTTGAATCATAAAGCGGAACTTCCACATCACCTACTGCTTCCTTCACATAATCCATTGTCCACTTTTGGTAAGCCGGCCATTTTCTTGCCATATTTTTGATGACAACAGGTTTTCTTGGCTTTAAATATTTTTCAATAAAATCTTCCTGAGTAATATCGTCTACAACATCAATCGGCTTTAAGATAACTCCCATTTTTTAAAAAAATTAATGTTACAAAATTATTAAATAAATGTATATGCCAACGAAATAAAGATTTTTTTAATCTATGATGTTCATCACATTATTTAGAACGGGTAAAAATATTTTATTTTGTTTTTGGAAACTGAAAACCCTATTTCGCTTTCAGAAAAGATATCAGAAAATTTAATTCTAATTTTGATATTATTGATTTTTACATGAGCCGAAAGTCTTTCAAACATGTAAATCACTCAAACTTTAGTGATTTTTAAATACGATTAGTTCGTTCCTTCCGTTTCAGTTACTTAAAGAAATTTAACTATTCCATAAAAATTAAATCTCTATTGTGAGTAACAAAATTGGTTTCTCACAAACTAATAGTTCAAATAATAAATTCCGGAAATATTTTAATCCCAACTTTTAGGGGTTGAAAAACGGTTTTAAGACTTAAAAAAATAAATAACTTGATATGAGACAAAATTTTTTCCTCTTTGTTCTGATGTTCTGCTCGGCGATGCTATTTTCGCAGAAGACCATTTCAGGAAAAATTACTGATGATGACGGCATTGGCATCCCAAGCGCCAGTGTAACTGTAGAAGAACCCGGTAAAGACGCCATTCTGGCTTACGGAATTACCAATTCTAAAGGGGAATACAAAATTACATTTACCTCATCCGAGAGCAATGTAGACCTTAAAGTGAAAGGTTTTAACCAAAAACCAATTACAAAGCAGATCAGCAATTTAGACCAGAACCTGAATTTCAAAATGCAGTCTGAAGCTACAGAAATCAAAGAAGTACAGTTAAAAACCAAACTGATTACCGCAAGAGGCGACACCATTGCTTACGATCTGAAAGCATTCGACAGCAAAAGTGACCGTACTTTGGCTGATGTGATGAAAAAAATCCCGGGAATTGAGGTCAATGCAGACGGAACAGTGCTCTATCAGGGAAATCCTATCAACAAATTTTATGTGGAGGGAAAAGACCTTATGGAAGGTGGCTACGGAACAGTAACCAACTCTTTACCCAAAGATGCCATCGCAAAACTTGAAGTTTTGGAAAATCACCAGCCGGTAAAAATGCTTCAGGGCAAAATACCATCCGATGCAGCAGCCATCAACATCAAACTTAAAAAATCTGTGACCATGACCGGTCGTGGCGAAGTAGGCGTTGGTGCAGATCCGCTTTTGTGGAATGTAAAGATGACCCCAATGTTCTTCAGCAAAACCAGTCAGTGGGTAGCCAACTACAAAACCAATAATGTGGGAGATCAGGTAGAAAACGAGGGAAATATTTTAGGCAGTTACAACCCGTGGGAAGGAAGACGTGGAAACGTTTCTCAAAATGACTGGTTAAACGTAGAAACTTCTGGTACACCGAGCACACCTGTTAAAAGATATTTGTTTAATAATGTGCACTATGCTTCAGCAAACTATCTTACTAATATTGACAAAGCTAAACAATGGGAATTGAAAGCCATTGCAAATTACACCAACAATGCCGTTGAAAGAGAAGATTACAGAGAAACAACTTATCAGACAGGTGATTTAGCAGGTAGCAAAGTAATTAACAGTACAAGAAATGATTTCTTTACAGACAAAGTGAGAGGCGAATTGTTGTTTACCAAAAATGCAAAAAAAGGTTTCTTTAAAAACTCAACAAGCTTCAGCCAATTCTGGAATGCAGACCGTGCTTTTGCCGTAAGAGAAGGTAGATCTGCTGGACAGGCAGTGGAATCTCCGACTTCAAATTTTCAGAACTCATTAAGCACCATTATTCCATGGAAAGAAAAAATGGTAAACCTTAGATCATATATCAGTTATCAGGACGATCAGCAAATGTTGAAAGTTTCACCGGCAGATTATCTTCGTTTTCCATTTAAAGAAAACGAAAATGCACCTATCGGAACGATTGCTTTCCTACCTAATACAGTTGCACAGCAGAATTTCAGACTAAAAACTTTAGACACTTCACATTCTGCCAACATCAGTTTTACTAAAAAAGGTTGGACCTTCACTCCTTCTGTTGGGTTCGACTTCTCAAATGACAGACTGAATACCGATTTTAACGCAATTGCTCTTTCAGGAATACC
It includes:
- a CDS encoding cupin-like domain-containing protein: MGVILKPIDVVDDITQEDFIEKYLKPRKPVVIKNMARKWPAYQKWTMDYVKEAVGDVEVPLYDSKKADPAAPINTPTTKMKFADYIDLIQKEPTDLRIFFFDPIKQAKKLLEDYISPKDLMGGFLDKFPSMFFGGKGSVTFLHYDIDLAHIFHTHFNGRKHVLLFENKWKDRLYKLPYATYALEDYDIANPDFAKFPALDGVEGIECFLEHGDTLFMPTGWWHWMKYLDGSFSISLRAWDKSWAVKAQSLWNLTVQRKFDDVMKKNFKKKYMDWKERKAVTRAEWALKKGLPKR
- a CDS encoding RNA 2'-phosphotransferase, giving the protein MTESQKKKTSKFLSYVLRHHPELIGLNLDENGWANVDELIAKSTNDTQGFTFEELNEIVETNDKKRFVFNEDKTRIRANQGHSIGIDLNLKPQQPPEFLYHGTAQANVDSILENGIEKKSRQHVHLSSDKETANKVGMRHGKPVILTIKTKEMSEDGILFYLSENGVWLTDFVDQKYILKNP
- a CDS encoding metallophosphoesterase family protein, whose amino-acid sequence is MKRTLAIGDIHGGFKALKQVLHRAKVTENDKLIFLGDYVDGWSESSLIIDFLIKLSQKQECIFIKGNHDAWAENWLLLGSEPPVWLANGGQTTVDSYSEYSLEELDVHLEFFQNMKNYYVDEENRLFIHAGYTSTDGPDVEMYTADSRWDRTLWETAVAMDKKLSENPDLYPKKLLLFKEIFIGHTHTLHLGITEPLRKSNVWNLDTGAAFTGALSIMDVDTKEFRQSDTLPHLYPEEKGRNHYKVKLKI
- a CDS encoding SIR2 family NAD-dependent protein deacylase, with protein sequence MKKLTILSGAGISAESGIKTFRDGDGLWENHIITDVASPEGWRKDRALVLEFYNQRRRQLHEVEPNEAHKLLAALEQHFEVQIITQNIDDLHERAGSTNITHLHGELFKSCSCNNKDLIYEQKNDILIGDKAEDGAQLRPFIVWFGEEVPMMEKATKLAREADIFLVIGTSLQVYPAAGLVHEIKDDCLLIVINPNETGFGYGQGAVVMKETATQGMKLLFDKLVDLA
- a CDS encoding peptidase associated domain and porin domain-containing protein gives rise to the protein MRQNFFLFVLMFCSAMLFSQKTISGKITDDDGIGIPSASVTVEEPGKDAILAYGITNSKGEYKITFTSSESNVDLKVKGFNQKPITKQISNLDQNLNFKMQSEATEIKEVQLKTKLITARGDTIAYDLKAFDSKSDRTLADVMKKIPGIEVNADGTVLYQGNPINKFYVEGKDLMEGGYGTVTNSLPKDAIAKLEVLENHQPVKMLQGKIPSDAAAINIKLKKSVTMTGRGEVGVGADPLLWNVKMTPMFFSKTSQWVANYKTNNVGDQVENEGNILGSYNPWEGRRGNVSQNDWLNVETSGTPSTPVKRYLFNNVHYASANYLTNIDKAKQWELKAIANYTNNAVEREDYRETTYQTGDLAGSKVINSTRNDFFTDKVRGELLFTKNAKKGFFKNSTSFSQFWNADRAFAVREGRSAGQAVESPTSNFQNSLSTIIPWKEKMVNLRSYISYQDDQQMLKVSPADYLRFPFKENENAPIGTIAFLPNTVAQQNFRLKTLDTSHSANISFTKKGWTFTPSVGFDFSNDRLNTDFNAIALSGIPNFNGPAYENNLKFTEINPNASLGINYKTDVWNVFANLPVNFTSIKAEDDVRGVSKDLNRTTFTPNLFAQYTFASFWKASVNANVSNNFGDIQTAYAGYMLLSPNGFNVMDANNPIPQTTTSALGSRLEYRNPLNNLFFNVNYSYSDSKRNLLSAPLLDQTTGFTLMQYLDIENHSKSNRLSAEVGKYFPSFKTNASVNYRNTTSISDAFLDEVRFKNKNNNQSYGFKLNNTYFSWMSVDFNMSLSRTKQEGRTGTLGINKGYNHNLAVFFYPLEDHNIGFSWDQLNTTNNDTTYRNPFFDVSYQFTWSKKKIDFELKWMNISNRKVFETYDLNGTLNSLTYTRIQLRPSQVMFTVKFNFK
- a CDS encoding M14 family metallopeptidase, translating into MKPKYFLFLLISSIFFSQNQYQTPFEKGNGNTTVTYQEMNAFYENLAENFKTIQYLKKGEDDNGKPIYVVVYNPFPEKDFEKLRKEKAILFINNGIHAGEPDGIDATMMLMRDLALNKIKTPENFVVAAISAYNISGMLNRGAFSRANQNGPEQYGFRGNARNLDLNRDFIKVDSKNAKSFQEIFQWLKPDVFIDNHVSNGADYQYTFTYISTFKERLGKILGEYFYNDFQAKNLNDLKKIGYESTPYVNIHGDVPDIGFAAFEDSPRYSTGYASLFNTMATMPETHMLKPYDKRVDATYKYMLVNLQNLDKDFKKIKKLRIDNLKQYQAGNQYGIRWKIDSTQYSTMDFKGFEGRYKPSDISGKPRLFYDRSKPFTKKIKLFTTAVPTSYITIPKYYVIPQSQYRVIEELKRNQIQMKIITKDSTIAVESYKINDFKTVKNPSEGHYLHYETKVEKSDKKVTVAAGDYLVSTQQFGVKYLVETLEPEATDSFFNWNFFDAILSQKEYYSAYIFEDTAAELLKKDKDLNQKFKAKKDSDKEFDNDGNAQLDWIYRNSSYFEEKTFRQYPIYRIL